One uncultured Fibrobacter sp. DNA window includes the following coding sequences:
- a CDS encoding glycosyltransferase encodes MKVLVIGSVYPRFHEDAEVPWLRTSIAHLKKAGVEIQVLAPSYKGLKSHEIDGTRVNRFRYAPANWEILTHEEGAPSKMASKPWLQLLAIPYIINGFFKCLKICRQWKPDIIHAHWPFPHAYIALGAAKLLRIPLVLNFHGAELLLIRKKKWVKPLLKFAIGQAQAVFANSSFTAGKIKAIRNVDVEWSPYGTTLDERRETDLDERRETRDERDGLGLVPHAVNGKFKILFVGRHIERKGICYLIDSAKFLPADKFEIRIVGVGDLTEKLKQQAAKYPHVIFTGKLSPEDLANEYRTANVFVLPAIVDHKGDTEGLGVVLIEAMELGLPIVASNVGGIPDVVVDGESGILVPEKDPEALANAFKRIASDRSLLENLLAGARKRIADCFTWDGIIQRQVETYTRLVNKRKTR; translated from the coding sequence ATGAAAGTTCTTGTCATCGGCTCCGTCTATCCCCGATTCCACGAAGACGCCGAGGTCCCCTGGCTCCGGACGTCTATCGCGCACCTCAAAAAAGCGGGCGTCGAGATCCAGGTACTCGCCCCTTCTTACAAAGGGCTCAAGAGCCACGAAATCGACGGCACGCGCGTGAATCGTTTCCGTTACGCGCCCGCCAACTGGGAAATCCTCACGCACGAAGAAGGCGCCCCCTCCAAAATGGCGAGCAAGCCCTGGCTACAGCTCCTCGCTATCCCCTATATTATCAACGGCTTCTTCAAGTGCCTCAAGATATGCCGCCAGTGGAAGCCCGACATCATCCACGCACACTGGCCGTTCCCGCATGCCTACATCGCGCTCGGCGCAGCAAAGCTCCTCCGCATCCCGCTGGTGCTGAATTTCCACGGGGCCGAACTTTTGCTCATCCGCAAAAAGAAATGGGTCAAACCGCTCCTCAAGTTCGCCATCGGGCAAGCGCAGGCTGTATTCGCGAACTCGAGCTTCACCGCCGGCAAGATCAAGGCCATCCGGAACGTAGACGTAGAATGGAGCCCGTACGGAACTACATTAGACGAGAGACGAGAGACCGATTTAGACGAGAGACGAGAGACGAGAGACGAGAGAGATGGCTTGGGGCTTGTTCCGCATGCGGTGAATGGGAAGTTCAAGATCCTGTTCGTTGGGCGGCACATTGAACGCAAGGGCATCTGCTACCTCATCGACTCCGCGAAATTCCTGCCTGCCGACAAGTTCGAAATCCGCATCGTCGGCGTGGGCGACCTCACCGAGAAACTCAAACAGCAAGCCGCAAAGTACCCGCACGTCATCTTCACCGGCAAGCTCTCGCCCGAAGACCTCGCCAACGAATACCGCACTGCAAACGTATTCGTGCTACCCGCCATCGTCGACCACAAGGGCGACACCGAAGGTCTGGGCGTCGTGCTCATCGAAGCGATGGAACTTGGCCTCCCGATTGTCGCGAGTAACGTGGGCGGTATCCCGGATGTCGTCGTAGACGGCGAGTCGGGAATCCTTGTCCCCGAAAAAGACCCCGAAGCCTTGGCAAACGCCTTCAAGCGCATCGCCAGCGACCGCTCGCTCCTCGAGAACCTGCTCGCAGGCGCCCGCAAGCGCATCGCCGATTGCTTCACATGGGACGGCATCATCCAGCGGCAGGTGGAAACCTACACAAGACTTGTCAACAAACGCAAAACACGCTGA
- a CDS encoding DUF4954 family protein — MQRLIKLKKVLKNSVLASAVEGFKSLKVSTGKYRPLSPAEIEVLEKNGNSCDDWSKIMVEPAFVPERIYRSVFMGDVYLPAFFGTLLLPGDVSFQTGIYDSLVHNCIIENALVYRVAMLSNAIVRRGAVVQNVGSFVGTGKINYMMGTGITVGNEMGGRMVYVIPEITTDLVDVQLFHKADAATEAAFKEQLMAHRDECDMPYSIVGKGAVVSNTNIVRNSWIGEHARVEGAAKIRNSIIMSSLEHSTHVYDSVILENSNLQMGVSVHTGAEVQRSVLMERCKVGSKAIVKSSIVAPCCHIEEAEVNCSYVGPMTQMHHHSLLIAALWPEGCGNLGYGANVGSNHTGRMPDQEIMPGQGMFFGLGVNIKFPANYRESPFTLVASGVTTLPQRLKFPFSLIRSGDPQLMGVPARLNEIIPGWNYAKNAYAMDRNAYKYAQRGKGAVAPSFYNMFSAETARCVFDAYNRLQGVAVRDLYTRREIDGLGENFMRESVRQDALRAYAEYLERYALDMLISLVENDSSLATQAPRELRRLVAGDVNKDIVRIVPLPETFEEVVKRFRMLEKEWFDRVGHGLDRDSARGREIFDDYDSAHPVDAAFVEWEKTRFEESIRRLNAVAKLAKPEG, encoded by the coding sequence ATGCAGAGATTGATCAAGTTAAAAAAAGTGCTTAAGAACAGCGTTTTGGCATCGGCAGTGGAGGGATTCAAGTCCCTGAAGGTGTCTACGGGTAAGTACCGTCCGCTTTCGCCCGCCGAAATAGAGGTTCTCGAGAAAAACGGCAACAGCTGCGACGACTGGTCGAAGATCATGGTGGAGCCGGCTTTTGTTCCGGAACGCATCTACCGCTCCGTGTTCATGGGCGATGTTTATTTGCCCGCCTTTTTCGGCACGCTCCTTTTGCCCGGCGACGTCTCGTTCCAGACCGGCATATACGACAGCCTCGTGCATAACTGCATTATCGAGAATGCGCTCGTGTATAGGGTCGCCATGCTCAGCAACGCGATTGTACGGCGCGGCGCCGTGGTCCAGAACGTTGGGTCGTTCGTGGGCACCGGCAAGATCAATTACATGATGGGTACTGGCATCACCGTGGGTAACGAGATGGGCGGCCGCATGGTGTATGTCATTCCGGAGATTACCACAGACTTGGTGGATGTGCAACTTTTCCACAAGGCCGATGCTGCGACGGAGGCTGCATTCAAGGAACAGCTCATGGCACACCGGGACGAATGCGACATGCCTTATTCTATTGTAGGCAAGGGCGCAGTCGTGAGCAATACGAACATCGTGCGCAACAGCTGGATAGGCGAACATGCCCGTGTCGAGGGTGCTGCAAAAATCAGGAACTCCATCATCATGAGTTCGCTGGAACATTCCACGCACGTTTACGATTCCGTGATCCTTGAAAATTCCAACTTGCAGATGGGCGTGAGTGTGCATACAGGAGCCGAGGTACAGAGGTCGGTGCTCATGGAACGCTGCAAGGTGGGGAGCAAGGCCATTGTGAAGTCTTCTATCGTGGCGCCGTGCTGCCATATCGAAGAGGCCGAGGTGAACTGCTCCTATGTGGGGCCCATGACGCAGATGCACCACCATTCGCTTTTGATTGCGGCGCTGTGGCCGGAAGGCTGCGGAAACCTAGGCTACGGTGCGAACGTCGGTAGTAACCACACTGGCCGCATGCCCGACCAAGAAATTATGCCTGGGCAGGGAATGTTCTTTGGGCTTGGCGTGAACATCAAGTTCCCCGCCAACTACCGCGAGTCGCCGTTTACGTTGGTCGCAAGCGGCGTGACGACATTGCCGCAGCGGCTCAAGTTCCCCTTCTCGCTCATCCGTTCCGGTGACCCGCAGTTGATGGGCGTGCCCGCGCGCTTGAACGAAATTATCCCCGGCTGGAACTACGCGAAGAACGCGTACGCCATGGATAGGAACGCCTACAAGTATGCCCAACGGGGCAAGGGCGCTGTCGCGCCGTCGTTCTACAACATGTTCAGCGCCGAGACCGCCCGCTGCGTTTTCGATGCATACAACCGTTTGCAGGGGGTCGCCGTGCGTGACCTCTACACCCGCCGGGAAATCGACGGACTCGGTGAAAACTTCATGCGCGAGAGCGTGCGCCAGGATGCACTGCGCGCCTATGCGGAATACCTGGAACGCTATGCGCTCGACATGCTGATATCCCTCGTCGAAAACGATAGCTCGCTTGCTACACAGGCACCGCGTGAACTCCGCCGCCTGGTTGCAGGCGACGTGAACAAAGACATTGTGCGCATCGTGCCGCTGCCCGAAACATTCGAAGAAGTAGTCAAGCGCTTCCGCATGCTCGAAAAGGAATGGTTCGACCGCGTCGGTCACGGGCTCGACCGCGACAGCGCACGTGGCCGCGAGATATTCGACGACTACGATTCCGCACACCCGGTCGATGCCGCCTTCGTGGAATGGGAAAAGACTCGCTTCGAAGAATCCATCCGCCGCCTGAACGCCGTGGCCAAACTCGCGAAGCCGGAAGGGTAG
- a CDS encoding M48 family metalloprotease yields the protein MEQVLLYILLGLEVVLRVVLEVRERRLTQVRGGVFAVLRLVPLLNDIVPLPESRKAPAASAFVEKHEEGHKSLHHGILRSVTKIIFLIVAVWFLAAMLSRFGLTIYESVLWLHLAAIPLRMIFHLYCWNQEYEADAYAMKQLGKAKAKEAMRDLVASEIPYTKLFAVVYREHPTATLRQRRLFAK from the coding sequence GTGGAACAGGTATTGCTCTACATATTGCTCGGTCTCGAAGTCGTGCTGCGCGTAGTGCTTGAGGTGCGCGAACGCAGGCTGACTCAAGTGCGTGGCGGCGTGTTCGCAGTGCTCCGCCTTGTGCCGCTTTTAAACGACATCGTGCCCCTGCCCGAATCACGCAAGGCGCCTGCCGCCTCGGCCTTTGTCGAGAAGCACGAAGAAGGCCACAAGAGCCTGCACCACGGCATCCTGCGCAGCGTCACCAAGATTATCTTCTTGATTGTCGCCGTGTGGTTTTTGGCCGCGATGCTCTCGCGGTTCGGCCTCACCATTTACGAATCCGTGCTGTGGCTGCACTTGGCCGCCATACCCCTCCGGATGATATTCCATCTGTACTGCTGGAACCAGGAATACGAAGCCGACGCTTATGCGATGAAGCAGCTCGGCAAAGCCAAGGCTAAAGAAGCCATGCGCGACCTTGTCGCAAGCGAAATCCCGTACACGAAGCTCTTTGCCGTCGTGTACCGCGAGCACCCGACCGCAACGCTGCGCCAACGCCGCCTGTTTGCGAAGTAA
- a CDS encoding SIMPL domain-containing protein, which produces MNQEQKTIRVMGTGFVKTAPDTTRLTFEVDSLHDSYEKAYADAAVGNKNLREALKMLDIPKDSLKTTNFSITKETEWRRKEERRVFVGFKLRQELAIELPLDSVITSKVMSALGKAWPELEVDISFIKKDTHDVKLQILESAVKDAREKAEVIAATLGHKLGGIISADYSKRSIDINYHEERLALRDGGFCDKDASIDYTPDDIEAGDTIETVWYLE; this is translated from the coding sequence ATGAATCAGGAACAGAAAACCATTCGCGTCATGGGCACGGGATTCGTCAAAACCGCCCCCGACACCACGAGACTCACGTTCGAGGTGGATTCCCTGCATGACTCTTACGAAAAGGCGTACGCCGATGCCGCAGTCGGGAACAAAAACCTGCGAGAAGCGCTCAAAATGTTGGATATTCCAAAAGATTCGCTCAAAACCACTAACTTTTCTATAACTAAAGAAACAGAGTGGAGACGTAAAGAAGAAAGGCGCGTTTTTGTCGGCTTCAAATTGCGCCAAGAACTCGCTATTGAATTGCCGCTGGACAGCGTGATCACTTCTAAAGTCATGTCCGCACTCGGCAAAGCGTGGCCTGAGCTAGAAGTGGACATCTCCTTCATCAAAAAAGATACCCACGATGTCAAGCTGCAAATTTTGGAATCCGCCGTCAAGGATGCCCGCGAAAAAGCCGAAGTCATCGCAGCGACATTGGGGCATAAGCTCGGCGGTATCATCAGCGCAGATTACTCTAAGCGGAGTATCGACATCAATTACCACGAAGAACGGCTGGCGTTACGTGACGGCGGGTTTTGCGACAAAGATGCCTCTATTGATTACACTCCCGACGATATCGAGGCCGGCGATACGATCGAAACCGTGTGGTATTTGGAGTAA
- a CDS encoding radical SAM protein: MMKDLYITKQKNMTALAEYQRKLWKNPQLSYLFLEVTDCCNLKCKHCGSGCLSTNRNYLPFETAQKVLDEVAKEFDASQIFICITGGEPLLNKELFKIIAYSKHLNFSCGITTNGTLLSETVGEQFKNAGLDTISISLDGLEKTHNDFRCSPNAFQQALTGIRNAKKAGLYPEVVTVVHKNNLKELDILYEFLCDEKIESWKIANIDPIGRAKDNSSMLLNAHEYKMLLDFVKRIRFKPRNSMEINLGCSHYLGMQYEYMVRDFYFQCGAGTKIASVMANGDIGACLDIERNDLTIQGNIYKESFVDVWKKKFEIFRQDKAELNSQCKQCSEREFCMGDSTHTWDFQNNEPNYCVFKMLEDYYGQDK; this comes from the coding sequence ATGATGAAAGACTTATATATCACAAAACAGAAAAATATGACCGCACTGGCAGAATATCAGCGAAAGTTGTGGAAAAATCCACAGCTCTCTTATCTATTCCTTGAAGTGACGGATTGTTGCAATTTAAAATGCAAGCATTGCGGAAGCGGTTGTCTGTCAACAAACCGGAACTATTTGCCTTTTGAAACCGCTCAAAAAGTCCTGGACGAAGTCGCTAAGGAATTCGACGCATCGCAGATATTTATTTGCATTACAGGCGGCGAACCACTTTTGAACAAAGAACTATTCAAAATCATCGCCTATTCCAAGCATTTAAATTTTTCTTGTGGTATAACAACAAATGGAACATTATTGTCGGAAACCGTTGGAGAACAGTTCAAAAATGCCGGACTTGACACAATTTCTATCAGCTTGGACGGTCTGGAAAAAACACACAACGACTTTCGATGTTCCCCAAATGCATTCCAACAAGCGCTGACAGGCATTCGAAATGCGAAAAAAGCAGGATTATATCCTGAAGTTGTAACAGTAGTCCACAAAAACAATTTAAAAGAACTCGACATCCTATACGAATTCCTTTGCGATGAGAAAATCGAATCATGGAAAATTGCGAACATCGACCCCATCGGCAGAGCAAAAGACAACTCTTCGATGCTTCTCAACGCTCACGAATACAAAATGCTGCTTGATTTCGTTAAACGAATACGGTTCAAACCAAGAAACAGCATGGAAATAAATTTAGGTTGTTCACACTATCTTGGAATGCAATACGAGTATATGGTTCGCGACTTTTATTTTCAATGCGGAGCGGGGACGAAAATCGCAAGCGTCATGGCAAATGGCGATATCGGAGCATGCCTAGACATTGAAAGGAATGATTTAACAATACAGGGAAACATTTATAAAGAATCTTTCGTAGATGTTTGGAAAAAAAAGTTTGAAATTTTCCGTCAAGATAAAGCGGAGTTAAATTCGCAATGCAAACAATGTAGCGAACGGGAATTTTGCATGGGAGATTCAACTCATACCTGGGACTTCCAAAACAACGAACCCAATTACTGCGTTTTCAAAATGCTGGAGGATTATTATGGTCAAGATAAATAG
- a CDS encoding zinc ribbon domain-containing protein yields MVKINRKPKEYRGRCGNCQAPLLKGARYCDQCGTKKGNGEFKPFENTIRILYGPPIKIIQHCEACNHKWLKAGIGVKKSSYCPKCNSPSIEMLEFSRWHYGETLGHYLEDNEPLQLFTKDEVNKILSLREEYKNFQNRNEDYNAIHRFMNQNGFEEHAKELKDTILSNREAERINLSKKILMVVGNENALIADCVCPKCEGIIASQIKIEKKTKFPKANTLKDSEIYSLSEDYVNQDASKDDLMCLQCGHVFKNPTKKK; encoded by the coding sequence ATGGTCAAGATAAATAGAAAGCCAAAAGAATATCGTGGACGTTGTGGAAACTGCCAAGCACCCCTGTTGAAGGGGGCCCGATATTGCGATCAATGTGGCACCAAAAAGGGCAATGGAGAATTTAAACCTTTTGAGAATACAATACGAATCCTTTACGGTCCACCCATTAAAATCATCCAGCATTGTGAAGCATGCAATCATAAATGGTTAAAAGCAGGGATTGGCGTAAAAAAATCTTCATATTGTCCCAAATGCAATTCACCCTCTATAGAAATGCTAGAATTTTCGCGTTGGCATTATGGAGAAACCCTAGGGCACTATCTAGAAGACAACGAGCCACTGCAATTATTCACCAAAGACGAAGTGAATAAAATTCTGAGTTTGCGCGAAGAATACAAGAATTTTCAAAACCGTAACGAAGATTACAATGCAATACACAGGTTCATGAATCAAAATGGTTTCGAGGAACACGCGAAAGAATTGAAAGATACAATTTTGTCAAATCGTGAAGCGGAAAGAATAAATTTATCAAAAAAGATTTTAATGGTTGTCGGAAACGAAAACGCCTTAATAGCAGATTGCGTTTGCCCCAAATGCGAAGGCATAATAGCTAGTCAAATAAAAATTGAGAAAAAAACGAAATTTCCCAAAGCGAATACACTGAAAGACAGCGAAATTTATTCACTTTCAGAGGATTATGTCAATCAAGATGCCAGTAAAGACGATTTAATGTGCTTACAATGCGGTCATGTTTTCAAAAATCCCACAAAGAAAAAATAA